In one Streptomyces venezuelae genomic region, the following are encoded:
- the dxs gene encoding 1-deoxy-D-xylulose-5-phosphate synthase — MTILDTIREPRDLKGLSGAQLDELAGEIREFLVHAVARTGGHLGPNLGVVELSIALHRVFESPVDRLVWDTGHQSYVHKLLTGRKDFSKLRGKGGLSGYPSREESEHDIVENSHASTALGWADGLAKARQVLGERGHVVAVIGDGALTGGMAWEALNNIAAAKNRPLIIVVNDNERSYAPTIGGLANHLATLRTTDSYERVLAWGKDILQRTPVVGQTLYESLHGAKKGFKDAFAPQGMFEDLGLKYVGPIDGHDIGAVESALRRAKRFHGPVLVHCLTEKGRGYEPALADEADRFHTVGVMDPLTCEPLAPSNGPSWTSVFGDEIVRIGAERDDVVAITAAMLGPVGLTKFAEAYPDRVWDVGIAEQHAAVSAAGLATGGLHPVVAVYATFLNRAFDQLLMDVALHRCGVTFVLDRAGVTGVDGASHNGMWDMSILQVVPGLRIAAPRDADQLRAQLREAVAVDDAPTLLRFPKESVGPAIPAVDRIGGLDVLLQEPDADVLFVAVGVMAPVCLQAAELLRERGLRCTVVDPRWVKPVDPELPGLAARHRLVAVVEDNSRSAGVGAAVALALGEAEVDVPVRRFGIPEQFLAHAKRGEVLADLGLTPVEIAGRISATLTAGQGTHQQGPGKEYSV, encoded by the coding sequence ATGACCATTCTGGACACCATCCGGGAGCCGCGGGACCTGAAGGGACTTTCCGGGGCCCAGCTCGACGAACTGGCAGGGGAGATCAGGGAGTTCCTGGTGCACGCGGTCGCCAGGACGGGCGGCCATCTCGGCCCCAATCTGGGGGTGGTGGAGCTCTCCATCGCCCTGCACCGCGTCTTCGAGTCGCCGGTCGACCGGCTCGTGTGGGACACCGGCCACCAGAGCTACGTGCACAAGCTGCTCACCGGACGCAAGGACTTCTCCAAGCTCCGCGGCAAGGGCGGCCTCTCCGGCTACCCCTCGCGCGAGGAGTCCGAGCACGACATCGTCGAGAACAGCCACGCCTCGACCGCGCTCGGCTGGGCGGACGGCCTCGCCAAGGCGCGCCAAGTGCTCGGCGAGCGGGGGCACGTCGTCGCCGTCATCGGTGACGGCGCGCTCACGGGCGGCATGGCCTGGGAGGCGCTGAACAACATCGCGGCCGCGAAGAACCGGCCGCTGATCATCGTCGTCAACGACAACGAACGCTCGTACGCGCCGACCATCGGCGGCCTCGCCAACCACCTCGCGACCCTGCGCACGACCGACAGCTACGAGCGTGTCCTTGCCTGGGGCAAGGACATCCTCCAGCGCACACCCGTCGTCGGGCAGACGCTGTACGAGTCGCTGCACGGCGCCAAGAAGGGGTTCAAGGACGCGTTCGCCCCGCAGGGCATGTTCGAGGACCTCGGGCTCAAGTACGTCGGGCCGATCGACGGGCACGACATCGGGGCCGTCGAGTCGGCCCTGCGGCGTGCGAAACGCTTCCACGGCCCCGTGCTCGTCCACTGCCTCACCGAGAAGGGCCGCGGTTACGAACCGGCGCTCGCCGACGAGGCGGACCGCTTCCACACCGTCGGCGTCATGGACCCGCTCACCTGCGAGCCGCTCGCGCCGTCCAACGGCCCGTCCTGGACCTCCGTGTTCGGCGACGAGATCGTCCGCATCGGCGCCGAGCGCGACGACGTCGTCGCCATCACCGCGGCCATGCTGGGGCCCGTCGGCCTGACGAAGTTCGCGGAGGCCTACCCCGACCGGGTGTGGGACGTCGGCATCGCCGAGCAGCACGCCGCCGTGTCGGCCGCCGGGCTCGCCACGGGCGGACTGCACCCCGTCGTCGCGGTGTACGCCACGTTCCTCAACCGCGCCTTCGACCAGCTCCTCATGGACGTCGCGCTGCACCGGTGCGGGGTCACCTTCGTGCTCGACCGGGCCGGGGTGACCGGCGTCGACGGCGCCTCGCACAACGGCATGTGGGACATGTCGATCCTCCAGGTCGTGCCGGGGCTGCGGATCGCCGCGCCGCGCGACGCCGACCAACTTCGGGCGCAGCTGCGGGAAGCGGTCGCCGTGGACGACGCGCCGACGCTCCTGCGGTTCCCCAAGGAGTCGGTGGGGCCCGCGATCCCCGCCGTGGACCGGATCGGCGGCCTGGACGTGCTGCTCCAGGAGCCGGACGCCGACGTGCTGTTCGTCGCCGTCGGGGTGATGGCGCCGGTCTGTCTGCAGGCCGCCGAACTGCTCCGGGAGCGCGGTCTGCGCTGCACCGTCGTCGACCCGCGCTGGGTCAAGCCCGTGGACCCGGAGCTGCCCGGCCTCGCCGCCCGGCACCGCCTCGTCGCGGTCGTCGAGGACAACAGCCGCTCCGCCGGGGTCGGCGCCGCGGTGGCGCTCGCGCTCGGCGAGGCCGAAGTCGACGTACCGGTACGGCGGTTCGGCATTCCCGAGCAGTTCCTCGCGCACGCCAAGCGCGGCGAGGTCCTCGCGGATCTGGGGCTCACCCCCGTCGAGATCGCCGGCCGCATCAGCGCCACGCTGACCGCCGGCCAGGGCACGCACCAGCAGGGTCCAGGCAAGGAGTACAGCGTATGA
- a CDS encoding tyrosine-protein phosphatase gives MTQESPPTELAALVELSEPDLAGVRNFRDVGGLPTVDGRRVRRGTLFRSGHLAHATADDAAFLSSLGLHTIFDFRNAADQRLEGPDVELPGVRNVNLPLTDPADGAEFWRMVRDGDLDQLRSILSDGRAADRMGAAYRAIIKERTAEHSQVLHALAEDSVPALMHCAAGKDRAGLSIAVALLAVGVEREAIEADYLKSNVKHRRYKVHRSDSSADAMSPEVMELLDPLFDARAEYLAAAYETIEETWGDVDTYLSAGLELSPETRERLRERLLD, from the coding sequence GTGACGCAGGAGTCCCCGCCGACAGAGCTGGCAGCGCTGGTGGAGCTGTCGGAGCCCGACCTCGCCGGAGTGCGCAATTTCCGTGACGTGGGCGGCCTGCCGACCGTGGACGGCCGGCGCGTCCGCCGGGGCACGCTCTTCCGCAGCGGTCATCTGGCGCACGCCACCGCCGACGACGCCGCGTTCCTCTCCTCGCTGGGCCTGCACACGATCTTCGACTTCCGCAACGCCGCCGACCAGCGCCTCGAGGGGCCCGACGTCGAGCTGCCCGGCGTGCGGAACGTGAATCTGCCGCTGACCGACCCGGCCGACGGCGCCGAGTTCTGGAGGATGGTGCGCGACGGCGACCTCGACCAGCTGCGCTCGATCCTCTCCGACGGCAGGGCCGCCGACCGCATGGGCGCCGCGTACCGGGCGATCATCAAGGAGCGCACCGCCGAGCACAGCCAGGTCCTGCACGCGCTCGCCGAGGACAGCGTGCCGGCCCTGATGCACTGTGCGGCGGGCAAGGACCGCGCGGGCCTGTCCATAGCCGTCGCGCTCCTCGCCGTGGGCGTGGAGCGCGAGGCGATCGAGGCGGACTACCTCAAGTCGAACGTGAAGCACCGCCGCTACAAGGTGCACCGCTCGGACAGCTCGGCCGACGCGATGTCGCCCGAGGTCATGGAGCTCCTCGACCCTCTCTTCGACGCCCGCGCCGAGTACCTGGCGGCGGCATACGAGACCATCGAGGAGACCTGGGGCGACGTGGACACGTACCTCTCCGCGGGTCTGGAGCTCAGCCCCGAGACCCGCGAGCGGCTGCGCGAACGCCTCCTCGACTGA
- a CDS encoding helix-turn-helix domain-containing protein → MSPAEPKEPAEPPEAADALPAVAPQLRELRRRASLTLEAAARTAGLSPAHLSRLETGQRQPSLPMLLTLARVYGTTVSELLGETVADRDAVVRAPDMEPTAAGGWTYWQAGAPGRGMQALRVHVPHGAQGDIVRVHPGEEWLYVLKGRLRLHLGDTVHVLAPGDSAHFDSLTPHRIAAADPAGADLLFVHTLLQSPATALCLGGPTQGDPT, encoded by the coding sequence ATGAGCCCTGCCGAGCCCAAGGAGCCCGCCGAGCCGCCCGAGGCGGCCGACGCGCTCCCCGCCGTGGCGCCCCAGCTGCGTGAACTGCGCCGCCGCGCCTCCCTGACCCTGGAGGCCGCGGCCCGCACGGCCGGGCTGTCGCCCGCCCATCTCTCCCGCCTGGAGACCGGGCAGCGCCAGCCTTCCCTGCCGATGCTGCTCACCCTCGCACGGGTCTACGGTACGACGGTCTCGGAACTGCTCGGCGAGACGGTCGCCGACCGGGACGCGGTCGTCCGCGCCCCGGACATGGAACCGACCGCGGCGGGCGGCTGGACCTACTGGCAGGCGGGCGCCCCGGGCCGCGGCATGCAGGCACTGCGCGTCCACGTCCCGCACGGGGCGCAGGGCGACATCGTGCGCGTCCACCCCGGCGAGGAGTGGCTGTACGTCCTGAAGGGGCGGCTGCGGCTGCACCTGGGGGACACGGTGCACGTCCTCGCGCCCGGGGACAGCGCGCACTTCGACTCGCTGACCCCGCACCGGATCGCCGCCGCCGACCCGGCCGGCGCCGACCTCCTGTTCGTCCACACGCTGCTGCAGAGCCCCGCCACCGCGCTGTGCCTCGGCGGCCCCACCCAGGGAGACCCGACATGA
- a CDS encoding DUF6126 family protein, producing the protein MEEKFPRALWVRLIIYVAVGHLFAAFLYLLFEVGANNQ; encoded by the coding sequence ATGGAGGAGAAGTTCCCCCGAGCGCTCTGGGTCCGACTGATCATCTATGTGGCGGTCGGCCACCTCTTCGCGGCCTTCCTCTACCTGCTCTTCGAAGTGGGCGCGAACAACCAGTAG
- a CDS encoding aspartate aminotransferase family protein: MTKEFDLGRLLAERGAERYELHARHLNHQLPRMLHTIGFDKVYERAEGAYFWDAEGNDYLDMLAGFGVMGLGRHHPVVRKALHDVLDASLADLTRFDCQPLPGLLAERLLAHSPHLERVFFGNSGTEAVETALKFARYATGKPRVLYCAHAFHGLTTGSLSVNGEDGFRDGFAPLLPDTAVPLGDLDALRAELKKGDVAGLIVEPIQGKGVHETPPGYLRAAQELLHRHKALLIADEVQTGLGRTGDFYAYQHEEGVEPDLVCVAKALSGGYVPVGATLGKDWIFKKVYSSMDRVLVHSASFGSNAQAMAAGLAVLAVMEDEKVVENARVTGESLKSRLAALVDRYELLSEVRGRGLMVGIEFGRPKSLKLRGRWTMLQAARKGLFAQMVVVPLLQKHRILTQVSGDHLEVIKLIPPLTVGEREVDRFVDAFTAVMEDAHSGGGLMWDFGRTLVKQAVANR, from the coding sequence ATGACCAAGGAGTTCGACCTCGGCAGACTTCTCGCCGAGCGGGGCGCCGAACGGTACGAACTGCACGCCCGGCACCTCAACCACCAACTGCCCCGCATGCTGCACACCATCGGCTTCGACAAGGTCTACGAGCGGGCCGAGGGCGCGTACTTCTGGGACGCGGAGGGCAACGACTACCTCGACATGCTCGCGGGCTTCGGGGTCATGGGTCTCGGCCGGCACCACCCTGTCGTACGCAAGGCACTGCACGACGTCCTCGACGCCTCGCTCGCCGACCTCACCCGCTTCGACTGCCAGCCGCTGCCGGGCCTGCTCGCCGAGCGACTGCTCGCGCACAGCCCGCACCTGGAGCGGGTCTTCTTCGGCAACAGCGGCACCGAAGCTGTCGAGACGGCGCTGAAGTTCGCCCGCTACGCGACCGGGAAGCCGCGGGTGCTCTACTGCGCGCACGCCTTCCATGGGCTCACCACGGGCTCTCTCTCCGTCAACGGCGAGGACGGCTTCCGCGACGGGTTCGCGCCGCTGCTGCCCGACACCGCGGTCCCGCTCGGCGACCTGGACGCGCTGCGCGCGGAGCTGAAGAAGGGCGACGTCGCCGGGCTGATCGTCGAGCCCATCCAGGGCAAGGGCGTGCACGAGACCCCGCCGGGATATCTGCGCGCCGCCCAGGAGCTGCTGCACCGCCACAAGGCGCTGCTGATCGCCGACGAGGTGCAGACCGGCCTCGGCAGGACCGGCGACTTCTACGCCTACCAGCACGAGGAGGGCGTCGAGCCCGACCTGGTCTGCGTCGCCAAGGCGCTGTCGGGCGGCTATGTGCCGGTCGGCGCGACGCTCGGCAAGGACTGGATCTTCAAGAAGGTCTACTCCTCGATGGACCGGGTGCTCGTGCACTCGGCGAGCTTCGGCTCCAACGCGCAGGCCATGGCGGCGGGGCTCGCCGTCCTCGCCGTGATGGAGGACGAGAAGGTCGTCGAGAACGCGCGGGTGACAGGGGAGTCGCTCAAGTCGCGGCTCGCCGCCCTCGTCGACCGCTACGAGCTGCTGAGCGAGGTGCGCGGCCGCGGCCTGATGGTCGGCATCGAGTTCGGGCGCCCCAAGTCGCTCAAGCTGCGCGGCCGTTGGACGATGCTGCAGGCGGCCCGCAAGGGGCTCTTCGCGCAGATGGTCGTCGTACCCCTGCTGCAGAAGCACCGCATCCTCACCCAGGTCTCCGGGGACCACCTGGAGGTCATCAAGCTGATCCCGCCGCTGACCGTGGGGGAGCGGGAGGTGGACCGCTTCGTGGACGCCTTCACCGCCGTGATGGAGGACGCACACAGCGGCGGCGGGCTGATGTGGGACTTCGGCAGGACCCTGGTGAAGCAGGCGGTCGCGAACCGGTAG